One Paramisgurnus dabryanus chromosome 8, PD_genome_1.1, whole genome shotgun sequence DNA window includes the following coding sequences:
- the LOC135770291 gene encoding zinc finger BED domain-containing protein 5-like: MDKFVTRNEKKTADLAPAEKSNAGSGSNPPKSQPKRKYDEAYLGLGFTVGVVGADDRPVCVLCLKTLAADSMRPNKLRRHLETKHPKHINKPLDFFRRKLSEYRQQENQMIKSAAFNRNAQMAYFKVAHRIAQCKKPHTIAEQLILPSAIDMVSIMLDETSAAKLKAIPLSNDTVARRIRDISDDLEDQLIEKLRDTRFALQVDEATVSNKDCLFISYVRFIHSESVKEDLLFCKYVQTRATADELFKILDSYLIEHDLKWENCLGFCSDGAQTMAGRRKGLQALIKRVAPKAQWTHCVIHREALASKQLSSELNEVLTDVVGVVNFIKTRPLKARMFSALCEEMGADHTAVLFHSEARWLSRGKVLSRVFELRVEIRAFLEEERMYDAAGKFSDEQFLMKLAYLSDVFGKLNELNLQLQGRDKHIPHLADKITAFIRKLEVWGRHLDQGNTDAFDNLSETSETSTSGATPVIPCIKQHISKLTELFQKYFPNNSVQYDWIIDPFNTSAPADFSSAEVDQFIEMTSDSTLRLRFPVQTLSEFWLGVQ, encoded by the exons ATGGATAAGTTTGTGACACGGAACGAAAAGAAAACGGCGGATTTGGCACCAGCAGAGAAAAGCAACGCAGGCAGTGGATCTAATCCACCAAAAAGCCAGCCGAAAAGAAAATATGATGAGGCATATCTTGGTCTTGGATTTACGGTTGGTGTGGTGGGCGCAGATGATAGACCTGTGTGTGTTCTCTGTCTCAAAACGTTAGCAGCAGATAGCATGAGGCCCAACAAATTAAGACGACATCTAGAGACAAAACACCCCAAACACATTAATAAGCCGCTTGACTTCTTCCGAAGAAAACTCTCTGAATACCGGCAGCAGGAAAATCAAATGATAAAATCTGCAGCATTTAACAGAAATGCTCAAATGGCTTATTTTAAAGTTGCGCACAGAATTGCTCAGTGCAAGAAACCACACACGATAGCTGAGCAGCTCATTCTCCCCTCTGCTATAGATATGGTGTCAATTATGCTGGATGAGACGAGCGCTGCCAAATTAAAAGCAATACCCCTGTCAAACGACACAGTTGCACGACGAATACGCGACATTTCAGATGATCTTGAGGACCAACTCATAGAAAAACTCAGAGACACACGATTTGCACTGCAAGTTGATGAGGCTACAGTCAGCAATAAAGATTGTTTGTTCATTTCATATGTCCGCTTTATACATTCGGAGTCAGTAAAAGAGGATTTGCTGTTTTGCAAATATGTCCAAACTAGGGCGACGGCTGATGAACTGTTTAAGATTCTTGACAGTTACCTCATAGAACATGATCTGAAATGGGAAAACTGTTTAGGCTTTTGCTCCGATGGTGCTCAGACCATGGCAGGAAGAAGAAAAGGACTGCAGGCACTAATAAAGAGGGTCGCTCCAAAAGCGCAATGGACACACTGTGTTATTCACAGGGAGGCGCTCGCATCAAAGCAGCTCAGCTCTGAACTAAACGAGGTCCTGACGGATGTTGTGGGCGTGGTCAATTTCATCAAAACCCGACCCCTAAAAGCGCGAATGTTCTCGGCACTGTGTGAGGAGATGGGAGCCGATCATACAGCTGTGTTATTTCACAGCGAGGCAAGGTGGCTGTCCCGAGGCAAAGTGTTGTCACGGGTCTTTGAGCTTAGAGTGGAGATTCGGGCCTTTTTGGAAGAGGAACGCATGTATGATGCTGCAGGCAAGTTCAGTGATGAACAATTTCTGATGAAACTGGCCTATCTTAGCGATGTATTTGGAAAGCTGAACGAATTAAATCTTCAACTTCAAGGCAGAGACAAGCACATACCTCACCTAGCAGACAAGATCACTGCATTCATCCGAAAGCTTGAGGTATGGGGCAGGCACCTTGATCAAGGAAATACTGATGCCTTTGATAATCTGAGTGAAACTTCTGAAACCAGTACTTCTGGAGCCACCCCAGTGATCCCATGTATCAAACAGCACATCTCTAAGTTGACAGAATTGTTTCAAAAATACTTTCCAAACAACAGCGTCCAGTATGACTGGATTATTGATCCATTCAATACATCAG CACCTGCAGATTTCAGCTCTGCAGAAGTGGACCAATTCATTGAGATGACGAGCGACTCCACACTTAGGCTGAGGTTTCCAGTTCAGACACTGAGTGAATTCTGGCTTGGAGTgcagtga